The proteins below are encoded in one region of Chroococcidiopsis sp. SAG 2025:
- a CDS encoding IS701 family transposase, protein MKDQVPAAMPQCFENWCRRFDDVFSRQKQRQEFRVYLGGLLGESQRKNLSQLVTNTVDGSYNSLRHFLNNAPWDEVKLNNRRLEVMHQCRQTTPSQGFTLIVDDSGHRKSGAATDGVGRQYIGEIGKTDNGIVLLTTYLYDGVRRLPLDVALYQHASLFEQGKADPNFQKKPDLALDLVDQCLKRGYRPGVTVIDAGYGNNTPFLKQLESRNLTYVAAIAKNRQVTAQTSGDESARKQGLEAIAQTLAVEQFTPVQLNLEQPRTVWVALLPVHVPKLEGTRWLAIQLNASSFEQATEVDYFLTNASDNQVSAAWVAQTYSARNWVEVFYREAKGWLGLSEYQVRDALSMKRHWVLVFIAYTFILWHQLTGGFRRRWATKPLQTFAEALEAFRTAVEFRLVRWLNEHVDVFASHRAKFGYIWA, encoded by the coding sequence GTGAAAGATCAAGTACCAGCAGCGATGCCGCAGTGCTTTGAGAACTGGTGTCGTCGGTTTGATGATGTATTTTCGCGTCAGAAGCAGCGGCAGGAATTTCGTGTTTATCTAGGGGGACTGCTGGGTGAGAGTCAGCGCAAAAACCTGAGCCAACTGGTCACAAATACAGTAGATGGCTCCTACAACAGCCTCAGACATTTTCTCAACAATGCCCCTTGGGATGAAGTCAAGCTAAATAATCGGCGGTTGGAGGTGATGCACCAGTGTCGCCAGACGACCCCGAGTCAAGGTTTCACATTGATTGTAGATGATTCGGGACATCGCAAAAGTGGTGCGGCTACTGATGGGGTAGGACGGCAGTACATTGGGGAGATTGGCAAGACTGACAATGGTATTGTGCTGCTGACTACCTACTTGTATGATGGAGTGCGACGTCTGCCGTTAGATGTTGCACTCTATCAACACGCAAGTTTATTCGAGCAAGGCAAGGCAGACCCCAACTTCCAGAAAAAACCTGACCTGGCTCTAGACTTGGTTGACCAATGCTTGAAGCGCGGTTATCGACCGGGTGTGACTGTAATTGATGCAGGCTACGGTAATAACACGCCTTTTCTCAAGCAGTTGGAGTCGAGAAACCTAACTTACGTGGCAGCAATCGCCAAAAACCGCCAAGTTACTGCTCAAACATCAGGTGATGAGTCTGCTCGTAAGCAGGGATTAGAAGCTATTGCTCAAACCTTGGCAGTGGAGCAGTTCACACCTGTGCAACTCAATCTGGAGCAGCCCCGGACAGTTTGGGTGGCGCTGTTACCAGTTCACGTTCCGAAGCTCGAAGGCACTCGCTGGCTGGCGATTCAACTCAATGCCTCTAGTTTCGAGCAAGCGACGGAGGTGGATTACTTTCTCACCAATGCCTCTGACAACCAAGTCAGTGCGGCTTGGGTAGCTCAAACATATTCTGCTCGCAACTGGGTGGAGGTCTTCTATCGAGAAGCCAAGGGCTGGTTGGGTTTGAGTGAGTATCAAGTTCGGGATGCTCTGAGTATGAAGCGTCATTGGGTTTTAGTGTTCATCGCTTACACCTTCATCCTTTGGCATCAGTTGACCGGCGGATTCCGCAGACGTTGGGCAACCAAACCCTTACAAACCTTTGCCGAAGCATTGGAGGCATTCCGCACCGCAGTCGAGTTTCGTTTGGTCCGCTGGCTTAATGAGCATGTTGATGTATTTGCCTCTCACAGAGCTAAGTTCGGCTATATTTGGGCTTAG
- a CDS encoding transposase — MTLTATKPTTQVETLAKLYLESKPAEISDRTIAQLCDWLMEEFHQLPLNLQFSDYMRYADAEEMFADIERGQLWVAADSYDSAIYPNPIYGFIFQAMHDYDHYLSDTDFSLKGEIAAYNFTAKRVPSLEIQKILYSEIVLRSAAYLYLGHAAAPKIVFP; from the coding sequence ATGACGCTCACAGCTACAAAACCAACCACTCAAGTTGAAACGCTTGCCAAACTCTACCTAGAAAGCAAGCCAGCCGAGATTTCCGATCGCACGATCGCACAGCTCTGTGATTGGCTCATGGAAGAATTTCATCAATTACCGCTGAATCTGCAATTCTCAGACTACATGCGCTACGCAGATGCCGAAGAAATGTTTGCCGATATTGAGCGAGGGCAACTTTGGGTCGCTGCGGATAGCTATGATTCTGCAATTTATCCCAACCCGATCTACGGCTTTATTTTTCAAGCAATGCACGACTACGACCACTACCTGAGCGATACAGATTTTAGCTTAAAAGGAGAAATCGCAGCTTATAATTTCACTGCAAAACGAGTCCCCAGCTTAGAGATTCAAAAGATACTTTACTCTGAAATTGTCTTGCGATCGGCAGCCTATCTCTATCTTGGACACGCAGCAGCCCCCAAGATTGTCTTTCCATAA
- a CDS encoding alternative oxidase: protein MKVLIRAIVSFFVFVVDVVYSNRSYARFYVLETIARVPYFSYLSVLHLYETLGYWRKADWLKVHFAETWNELHHLLIMESLGGNRLWIDRFVADAEHIAVAYYWIVVPLYMALPKYAYYLMELIENHAYHTYDGYLNEHGAELKAQPAPQVAIDYYRDGDLYMFEEVQTTPDSTFRRPHVDTLYDVFVNIRDDECEHVKTMVALQQPDARLTFKSPHTLVKVVATSGTLKLSKPKYSRT, encoded by the coding sequence ATGAAAGTTTTAATTCGAGCGATCGTAAGTTTTTTCGTTTTCGTTGTGGATGTTGTGTACAGCAATCGTTCCTATGCTCGGTTTTATGTACTAGAAACGATCGCCCGTGTCCCTTACTTTTCCTATCTATCTGTGCTGCACTTGTACGAAACGCTGGGTTACTGGCGCAAAGCAGATTGGTTGAAAGTTCACTTTGCTGAAACCTGGAATGAACTGCATCATCTATTAATCATGGAATCGCTCGGCGGCAATCGACTGTGGATCGATCGCTTTGTTGCGGATGCGGAACACATTGCAGTTGCATACTATTGGATTGTCGTGCCGCTCTACATGGCGTTACCTAAGTATGCCTATTACTTGATGGAACTGATCGAGAATCATGCTTATCACACCTACGATGGCTACTTGAACGAGCATGGAGCAGAACTGAAAGCGCAACCTGCTCCCCAAGTTGCGATCGACTACTACCGAGATGGCGATTTGTATATGTTTGAAGAAGTTCAGACCACACCAGATTCTACCTTTCGCCGTCCTCATGTCGATACTCTCTATGACGTATTTGTGAATATTCGTGATGATGAATGTGAACACGTAAAAACGATGGTGGCACTTCAGCAACCGGATGCGCGACTCACTTTCAAAAGTCCTCATACTCTAGTAAAAGTGGTTGCAACTAGTGGGACTTTAAAACTTTCTAAGCCCAAATATAGCCGAACTTAG
- a CDS encoding SDR family oxidoreductase, translating into MSEQLPVGRIGSLANMANAALYLMQNSFITGTVLHVDGGHQLV; encoded by the coding sequence GTGAGTGAACAGCTCCCCGTTGGCAGAATTGGGTCACTAGCAAATATGGCAAATGCAGCGCTTTATCTGATGCAGAATAGCTTCATTACAGGAACCGTCCTGCATGTGGATGGAGGACATCAACTCGTTTAA
- a CDS encoding IS630 family transposase, which yields MVASLRSQGIEEKQLRYWCQDESRFGLKTIEHRLLTGFGVKPIGIGQWRRENYYVYGVVEPTTGCRFFYEFSHLDTTCFQAFLDLFSQTYAKDFHILQLDNGSFHKAIDLIVPDNIILLFQPSHCPELNPIERLWQYIKSFLGWQLFNNLDELREKVRQILNSFTPEIIVSLTG from the coding sequence ATAGTTGCATCTTTACGAAGTCAAGGAATAGAAGAAAAGCAACTACGGTATTGGTGTCAAGATGAATCTCGTTTTGGACTAAAAACTATTGAGCATCGACTCTTAACAGGTTTTGGTGTTAAACCAATCGGAATCGGACAATGGAGACGGGAGAATTACTACGTCTACGGCGTAGTTGAGCCGACAACAGGTTGTCGCTTTTTTTACGAATTTTCTCACTTGGATACCACCTGCTTTCAAGCTTTTTTAGACTTATTTTCTCAGACTTATGCCAAAGATTTTCACATTCTACAACTTGACAACGGTTCTTTTCACAAAGCGATTGATTTAATCGTACCAGACAATATTATCTTATTATTCCAACCCTCACACTGTCCAGAACTTAACCCAATTGAAAGACTGTGGCAGTACATCAAGAGTTTTTTAGGCTGGCAGTTGTTCAATAATCTAGATGAGTTGAGAGAGAAAGTTCGGCAGATCCTAAATTCTTTCACGCCAGAAATCATTGTAAGCTTAACAGGCTGA
- a CDS encoding helix-turn-helix domain-containing protein → MSGVVKIDITESVEVLKTLLAAQKTAFGKERVQALYLLKTKQVETVQHLATILGRNRVTVQRWLRSYRNGGLSQLLSQYKSQGRPKLISRLCNSNVKRRIERPRRIFWL, encoded by the coding sequence ATGTCTGGCGTTGTTAAAATTGACATCACCGAATCTGTTGAAGTGCTGAAAACGTTATTAGCAGCACAAAAAACAGCTTTTGGGAAGGAAAGAGTACAGGCGTTATATCTGCTGAAGACAAAGCAGGTTGAGACAGTACAACATCTGGCAACAATTCTAGGACGTAATCGAGTTACAGTTCAACGCTGGTTACGCTCCTACCGTAATGGTGGACTGTCTCAATTACTGTCTCAATACAAAAGTCAAGGAAGACCAAAGTTGATTTCACGCCTATGCAATAGCAACGTTAAAAGAAGAATTGAAAGACCCAGAAGGATTTTCTGGTTATAA
- a CDS encoding SDR family oxidoreductase, with product MMLLQDQQVVIIGASSGMGLATAKAAAEAGAKVTLAARKQDRLERAAIGIGQGSQAIVADISDEQAIKSLFAQVGSVDHLVTTAADLTFALIEQLSSDDAQRIVTSKILGPFYAVKHAVPRLSRTGSITFFSGFSAWKPVPNTALIAAVDGALAAFCRSLAIELAPIRVNVMAPGVVETPMWQGVPEEQRKAFLIPFYFKYATDSKRYQLKVTCYVWRC from the coding sequence ATGATGCTACTTCAAGATCAACAGGTTGTCATTATTGGAGCAAGTTCTGGAATGGGACTTGCCACAGCAAAAGCGGCGGCTGAAGCAGGCGCAAAAGTAACATTAGCCGCACGAAAGCAAGATAGGCTAGAACGAGCCGCGATTGGAATCGGACAGGGATCGCAAGCGATCGTTGCCGACATTAGCGACGAACAGGCAATCAAATCGCTGTTTGCCCAAGTTGGAAGTGTAGATCATTTAGTCACGACGGCTGCCGACTTGACGTTCGCACTGATCGAGCAACTCAGTAGTGATGATGCTCAAAGAATTGTCACCAGCAAGATTCTCGGACCATTCTACGCGGTCAAACATGCTGTGCCTCGGTTGAGCAGGACGGGTTCAATCACTTTTTTTTCGGGTTTTTCAGCCTGGAAACCCGTTCCTAATACTGCGTTGATTGCGGCGGTTGATGGCGCACTGGCTGCTTTTTGTCGCTCACTCGCAATCGAGCTTGCACCCATTCGCGTCAATGTCATGGCACCTGGCGTTGTTGAAACTCCCATGTGGCAAGGTGTGCCGGAAGAACAGCGGAAAGCGTTTCTTATACCATTTTACTTTAAGTATGCTACAGATAGTAAAAGGTATCAGCTCAAGGTAACGTGTTATGTCTGGCGTTGTTAA
- a CDS encoding zinc-binding dehydrogenase — protein MKQIAELIDARKVQTFVEVVLPSQAARQAQERIQTGRTQGKIVLQVA, from the coding sequence CTGAAGCAAATTGCCGAACTAATTGATGCCAGAAAAGTGCAGACGTTTGTGGAAGTCGTTCTGCCCTCACAGGCAGCGCGACAAGCACAAGAGCGAATTCAAACTGGACGTACACAAGGAAAGATTGTTTTGCAAGTTGCTTAG
- a CDS encoding IS5 family transposase (programmed frameshift), producing MSRKAYKSDLTDREWQIIEPLIPPVRPGGHPRTVDMREVVNAIFYLLKTGCAWEMLPHDFPPYSTVYYYFRRWQKRGIWQQINLALREQVRMKLGKSHQATAAIVDSQSVKNDGKKGEVSGFDGGKLVKGRKRHVVVDPQGLLMGVVITEANASERLGAIVALLEECYNSKSLELIWADSGYSGENFAQAVMVVCGAEVEIVKRITDGFEVLPRRWVVERTFGWLGRYRRLSKDYELLPEISESMVYAAMVRLMLRRLAA from the exons ATGAGTAGAAAAGCTTACAAAAGTGATTTAACCGATCGAGAATGGCAAATCATTGAACCATTAATTCCACCTGTAAGACCAGGAGGACATCCACGTACTGTGGATATGCGTGAGGTAGTAAATGCCATCTTTTATTTGCTGAAAACTGGCTGTGCTTGGGAGATGCTACCACATGACTTCCCACCCTATTCAACGGTTTATTATTACTTTCGGCGTTGGCAAAAACGAGGAATTTGGCAGCAGATAAATCTTGCCTTACGTGAACAAGTACGGATGAAGCTGGGCAAATCTCATCAAGCTACTGCTGCAATTGTGGATAGCCAGTCCGTAAAAA ACGACGGAAAAAAAGGGGAAGTATCCGGCTTTGATGGCGGCAAGCTAGTTAAAGGTCGCAAACGCCATGTCGTAGTAGATCCTCAAGGACTACTAATGGGTGTAGTAATCACCGAAGCTAATGCTTCAGAACGATTAGGAGCAATAGTGGCATTGCTAGAAGAGTGCTATAACTCTAAGTCTTTAGAGCTAATTTGGGCAGATAGTGGCTACAGTGGAGAGAATTTTGCACAAGCTGTAATGGTAGTCTGCGGTGCAGAAGTAGAAATAGTTAAGCGGATTACAGATGGGTTTGAAGTTTTGCCCAGAAGATGGGTAGTTGAACGAACTTTTGGCTGGCTAGGACGCTATCGACGACTAAGTAAGGATTATGAACTCCTACCGGAAATAAGTGAATCTATGGTCTACGCTGCTATGGTACGGCTGATGCTGAGACGACTAGCTGCTTGA
- a CDS encoding alpha/beta hydrolase, producing the protein MSKIKPSIVLVHGSWADGTSWQHVIPLLLQDGYTVTAVQNPLTSLPDDIATTKRAIDAQPGPVVAVGHSYGGAVITGAAVGSPHVKALVYIAGWVLAPDDSISQLIGKYPPPPLVTAIVPDAGGFLYIDREKFHEVFAHDVSTAEAQVLAVAQKPAASITFEQSVESAAWQTIPSWYLLAQEDRAINPELQRFMASRIGAKITELQASHMSYISCSREVANLIIKAASSAVE; encoded by the coding sequence ATGTCCAAAATCAAACCTTCGATCGTTCTGGTTCATGGTAGCTGGGCTGACGGTACATCATGGCAACACGTCATTCCGCTGTTGTTACAAGATGGCTATACCGTAACCGCTGTGCAAAATCCGCTGACTTCTCTGCCAGATGATATTGCTACAACCAAGCGGGCGATCGATGCCCAGCCAGGACCTGTTGTTGCAGTCGGTCACTCCTATGGTGGAGCCGTAATCACAGGCGCGGCGGTTGGCAGCCCGCATGTGAAAGCCTTGGTTTATATCGCGGGTTGGGTATTAGCACCAGACGACAGCATTAGCCAGTTAATTGGCAAATACCCGCCCCCTCCACTTGTCACAGCAATTGTCCCAGATGCAGGAGGCTTCCTTTACATCGATCGCGAGAAGTTTCACGAGGTCTTTGCTCATGACGTATCGACAGCCGAAGCGCAGGTGCTGGCAGTGGCACAAAAGCCTGCCGCTAGCATCACGTTTGAGCAATCGGTGGAAAGCGCAGCTTGGCAGACCATTCCCTCATGGTATCTCTTAGCTCAGGAAGACCGAGCCATTAACCCTGAGCTTCAGCGATTCATGGCAAGCCGAATCGGTGCCAAAATAACTGAGCTTCAAGCAAGCCATATGTCCTATATCTCTTGTTCCAGAGAGGTTGCCAATTTGATTATTAAAGCAGCAAGCTCTGCTGTGGAGTAA
- a CDS encoding cupin domain-containing protein, whose translation MIQSFWFFGSYLTILADRTTTGGQYDLIEGYFPPGSQNPPHRHTRYLEQLYVLEGEFTIWAGENKLVLSTGESFLIPVGTPHVVAAIGDRPAHGLVVAAPSAFARLIAAVGTQNKTEIPDMALFDRVSAEIGDEILGPPGTLPSAATKT comes from the coding sequence ATGATCCAATCTTTTTGGTTTTTTGGTTCTTACCTCACCATCCTTGCCGATCGCACTACGACCGGAGGACAGTACGATCTAATTGAAGGTTACTTTCCACCTGGCTCCCAGAATCCTCCCCATCGCCACACGCGCTATTTGGAGCAACTCTATGTGCTGGAAGGAGAATTCACGATTTGGGCAGGTGAGAACAAGCTGGTACTCAGCACTGGTGAAAGCTTCCTAATTCCGGTTGGCACACCTCACGTCGTTGCCGCAATTGGCGATCGACCCGCTCATGGGTTGGTTGTTGCTGCGCCTAGTGCCTTTGCTCGATTGATTGCCGCAGTGGGAACGCAGAATAAGACAGAAATACCGGATATGGCGCTGTTCGATCGCGTTTCTGCTGAGATTGGCGACGAGATTTTGGGACCACCTGGAACCTTACCCTCCGCTGCTACAAAAACGTAG